In Leptospira saintgironsiae, one genomic interval encodes:
- the msrA gene encoding peptide-methionine (S)-S-oxide reductase MsrA has protein sequence MRTNLFKLIRLESILIIFIIFSFSNILVSKENPKTETAIFAGGCFWCMEGPFEKLPGVISVVSGYTGGKEKNPTYEDVGYGRTGHRESVLITYDPKKIDYTKLLDTYWRQIDPTDSGGQFADRGNQYRAAIYYKNESERKLAQEFKDKIGASKKFSSPIAVEILPASEFYPAEEYHQDYYKKNPSHYKQYRKGSGREDYVKEVWGTKSD, from the coding sequence ATGAGAACAAATTTGTTCAAACTTATAAGATTAGAATCCATACTTATAATATTCATAATATTTAGTTTTTCGAATATACTTGTCTCGAAAGAAAATCCGAAAACGGAGACAGCCATTTTTGCAGGTGGATGTTTTTGGTGTATGGAAGGACCGTTCGAAAAACTACCCGGTGTCATATCTGTAGTTTCAGGATACACTGGCGGAAAAGAGAAAAATCCAACGTACGAAGATGTAGGTTATGGAAGAACAGGACATAGAGAATCAGTGCTGATCACTTACGATCCTAAAAAAATCGATTATACAAAACTTTTGGACACATATTGGAGACAGATAGATCCAACTGATTCAGGAGGACAATTCGCAGATAGAGGCAATCAATACAGAGCAGCTATTTATTATAAGAATGAATCTGAAAGAAAATTGGCTCAGGAGTTTAAGGATAAAATAGGAGCTTCTAAAAAATTTTCTTCTCCGATCGCCGTCGAAATATTGCCTGCATCAGAATTTTATCCAGCAGAAGAATATCATCAGGATTATTATAAAAAGAACCCTTCGCATTATAAACAATACAGAAAGGGTTCCGGAAGAGAGGATTATGTGAAAGAAGTTTGGGGCACTAAGTCAGATTAA
- a CDS encoding carbonic anhydrase, which produces MNLKTKQFLSNLPYDLSSSIAVFLVAIPLCLGIAHASGAPLFSGIISGFIGGIVVGTFSKSALSVSGPTASLTAIVLSGIKDLGNFEAFLLALLIAGMIQTLLGILRTGALSAYLPSATVVGMSVAIGLLLVIKQLPHLIGYDVEEFGVEEFDITKEDVNESYHDPHEAKETNSLMLLVHAFRNLQSNVLIIGIISLLSFWVWDRYFAKKFKYVPASLVAIILGTGSNLLLGHLLPGGTLTQDHLVTLPIFKNPSELFAHLDFPNFSYWDQAPVWTLALTIAFASSLESLLSVEVVDKLDEENRKTPMSQELIAQGLGNMACGLAGGIPITSVVVRGSVNASSGAKTKFSAIFHGAWIGISVLLFPKFMNTIPLASLAAILTFTGLKLAKPAMFKLMFQKGYSQFLPFLATVVVTFFTNVLIGTFCGILVALVFVLYEDHRTAIFREERHGKFRRIVLGENLGFFHKAKIKAVLESQPSGITLEIDGTRTLHMDQDIKELIHEFRKNAHRKGITVILGGIPNMENDIESLKKEMSESYQKLLKNNQEWVEERTAEDPEFFARHAEGQTPQTLFIGCSDSRVPVNVITKTNPGEIFVTRNIANVVSVDDMSLFSVVQYAIDALNVKHIIVCGHTGCGGVRAALQGKAAGLIDNWITHIKDVYLKHREELDALPEDKREERLIHLNVAEQVVNLYKTGMIQNALAKYGFPEIHGWVYDIRNGQISEVDYKDILSKELGGLYGYSK; this is translated from the coding sequence ATGAATTTAAAAACAAAACAATTTCTTTCCAACCTTCCTTACGATCTTTCCTCAAGTATCGCAGTTTTTCTTGTAGCTATTCCTCTTTGTTTGGGGATTGCTCATGCGTCTGGAGCTCCTTTATTTTCAGGGATTATCTCTGGTTTTATAGGTGGGATCGTAGTAGGAACCTTCAGTAAATCCGCCTTAAGTGTCTCAGGGCCCACGGCAAGTTTGACTGCGATTGTTCTTTCAGGTATTAAAGATCTGGGAAATTTCGAAGCATTTCTTCTCGCACTTTTAATTGCGGGAATGATACAAACTTTGCTTGGGATCTTAAGAACGGGAGCCTTATCCGCTTATCTTCCTTCTGCTACGGTAGTCGGAATGTCTGTCGCGATCGGATTACTTTTAGTTATCAAACAATTACCTCACTTGATCGGTTATGACGTGGAGGAATTCGGGGTAGAAGAATTCGATATCACTAAAGAAGACGTAAACGAATCTTATCACGATCCTCACGAAGCAAAAGAGACGAACTCTCTCATGTTGCTTGTGCATGCGTTCCGGAATTTACAGAGTAATGTATTAATAATTGGGATAATTTCACTTCTATCTTTCTGGGTTTGGGATAGATATTTTGCCAAAAAATTCAAATATGTTCCTGCGTCTTTAGTGGCGATCATACTGGGAACAGGTTCGAATTTACTTTTAGGTCATCTTCTTCCTGGAGGAACTTTAACTCAGGATCACTTAGTTACTCTTCCCATTTTTAAAAATCCTTCTGAACTATTTGCTCATTTGGATTTTCCGAATTTCTCCTATTGGGACCAAGCTCCCGTATGGACCTTGGCATTGACGATCGCGTTTGCTTCTTCTTTAGAGTCATTACTTTCTGTTGAAGTGGTGGATAAACTAGATGAAGAGAATCGCAAAACTCCAATGTCCCAGGAATTGATCGCACAAGGTTTAGGGAATATGGCCTGCGGACTTGCGGGAGGAATCCCGATTACAAGTGTGGTAGTCAGAGGTTCAGTAAACGCTTCTTCCGGTGCAAAAACCAAATTTTCTGCAATCTTTCATGGTGCGTGGATAGGGATTAGTGTATTACTTTTTCCTAAATTTATGAATACCATTCCTTTGGCGTCTCTGGCTGCGATCTTAACTTTTACAGGTCTAAAACTCGCAAAACCTGCGATGTTTAAGCTGATGTTCCAAAAAGGATATTCTCAGTTCCTGCCATTCTTGGCCACTGTGGTCGTTACATTCTTCACTAATGTTTTGATCGGAACATTCTGCGGTATCTTGGTAGCCTTAGTTTTCGTTTTATATGAAGATCATAGAACTGCAATCTTTAGAGAAGAGCGTCATGGTAAGTTTAGAAGGATCGTTTTAGGGGAAAACTTAGGCTTCTTCCATAAGGCAAAGATCAAGGCGGTTTTAGAAAGTCAACCTTCTGGGATCACCTTGGAGATAGACGGAACTAGAACATTACATATGGATCAGGATATTAAAGAGCTGATCCACGAATTTAGAAAAAATGCCCACCGTAAAGGGATTACGGTGATCCTAGGAGGGATACCGAATATGGAAAATGATATCGAATCCTTGAAAAAAGAAATGAGCGAGTCTTATCAAAAATTATTAAAGAATAACCAAGAATGGGTGGAGGAGAGGACTGCAGAAGATCCTGAATTTTTTGCAAGACATGCAGAAGGCCAAACTCCTCAAACATTATTCATTGGATGCAGCGACTCCAGGGTTCCAGTGAATGTGATCACTAAGACAAATCCTGGAGAAATTTTCGTAACCAGGAATATCGCTAATGTGGTGTCTGTGGACGATATGTCTCTATTCAGTGTAGTTCAATATGCGATCGATGCATTAAACGTAAAACATATCATTGTTTGCGGTCATACCGGCTGCGGTGGGGTAAGGGCTGCTCTTCAAGGAAAGGCTGCCGGGCTCATAGACAACTGGATCACTCATATTAAGGATGTGTATCTGAAACATAGAGAAGAATTGGATGCTCTTCCTGAAGACAAAAGAGAAGAAAGGCTGATCCACCTGAATGTTGCAGAACAGGTAGTGAATTTATACAAGACCGGAATGATACAGAATGCTTTGGCGAAGTACGGATTTCCAGAGATACACGGTTGGGTTTATGATATCCGGAACGGACAGATCAGTGAAGTAGATTATAAGGACATTCTCTCCAAGGAACTTGGAGGATTGTACGGTTATTCTAAATAG
- a CDS encoding LIC_10463 family lipoprotein yields MKKNISLCLIFSLFTLVLLYNCREDQRYEPLRFEKVTKAEASAFQAQVDGTILEGSWEYRFRIKQADRVSLIIEVLTDKPDLGVSLSRKGILFDSKIKCGEKISQLSPCKLEINNPEKGDYSLVLNHISSNPSEVLSYRIFAAVHGPGYASVIWEEEVARR; encoded by the coding sequence ATGAAAAAGAATATAAGCCTCTGTTTGATATTCAGCTTATTCACTCTGGTCCTTCTCTATAATTGTAGAGAGGATCAGAGATACGAACCATTACGTTTTGAAAAAGTTACCAAAGCGGAAGCATCTGCTTTCCAGGCCCAAGTAGACGGAACAATTCTTGAAGGTTCTTGGGAATATAGATTTAGGATCAAACAGGCTGATAGAGTTTCTCTTATCATAGAAGTTCTAACAGACAAACCTGACCTGGGAGTGTCCTTATCCAGAAAAGGGATCTTATTCGATTCTAAGATCAAATGTGGAGAAAAGATCAGCCAGCTTTCTCCTTGCAAACTTGAAATCAACAATCCTGAAAAAGGAGATTATTCCTTGGTATTAAACCATATATCTTCCAACCCATCGGAAGTTCTTTCTTACAGAATATTCGCCGCAGTGCATGGCCCAGGTTATGCTTCGGTAATTTGGGAGGAAGAAGTTGCGCGCAGATAA
- a CDS encoding Bor/Iss family lipoprotein — MRADKILAILAISFLSLGFGESCRHAMVRYPQSPPEACRIYPTSRECKRALDLRSAQAEQGGEVHKIQHTYYFFGLYPGNLVLDTSKYCAEGPRSVHQYTSFWNGLWEQLTLAIYSPQTVEIECYK; from the coding sequence TTGCGCGCAGATAAAATTTTAGCAATACTCGCCATCTCATTCTTAAGTTTAGGATTCGGGGAATCTTGCAGGCATGCAATGGTACGTTATCCTCAAAGTCCTCCAGAAGCGTGTAGGATCTATCCTACTTCCAGAGAATGTAAACGTGCTTTGGATTTAAGATCAGCTCAGGCGGAACAAGGCGGAGAAGTTCATAAGATCCAACATACCTACTACTTCTTCGGACTTTATCCTGGAAATCTTGTATTGGACACTTCTAAGTATTGTGCAGAAGGTCCTAGATCAGTTCATCAATACACAAGTTTTTGGAATGGACTTTGGGAACAGTTAACTCTCGCAATCTATTCCCCTCAAACAGTGGAGATAGAATGTTACAAGTAA
- a CDS encoding SET domain-containing protein, whose translation MIERRTNKFGENGIFASQPIAKGTLLFSYSEWIEDEEFGWKVLSVSEADELPEEEKEIFMKYGYDVDFGLVTGPSGPEFVINHSNFMNHSCDPNMWYDQMDNIIAKRDIEVGEELNIDYGNFVVNFDQTFECACGSPNCRKYIRKDDWKVLLPQYNLNFPTFMHKEIKKILVKVPA comes from the coding sequence ATGATCGAAAGACGCACGAACAAGTTCGGGGAAAACGGAATCTTCGCCTCTCAACCAATCGCTAAGGGAACTTTATTGTTCAGCTATAGCGAATGGATCGAAGATGAGGAATTCGGATGGAAAGTACTCTCCGTCTCGGAAGCCGATGAACTTCCAGAAGAGGAGAAGGAAATCTTCATGAAATACGGCTATGACGTAGACTTCGGCCTAGTCACTGGACCTTCCGGACCTGAATTTGTTATCAATCATTCCAACTTTATGAACCATTCCTGCGATCCGAACATGTGGTACGATCAAATGGACAATATTATAGCCAAAAGGGATATAGAAGTTGGGGAAGAACTGAATATCGACTACGGTAACTTCGTAGTGAACTTCGACCAGACTTTTGAATGCGCTTGTGGGTCTCCTAACTGCCGTAAATACATCCGCAAGGACGATTGGAAAGTTTTACTACCTCAGTACAATCTTAACTTTCCGACCTTCATGCATAAGGAAATTAAGAAGATCCTAGTAAAAGTCCCTGCTTAA
- a CDS encoding GreA/GreB family elongation factor: MSGKRFLSRNDHQRILSTLEVSAQAAVVQPSILEIIRKTLSKAKKIDQNQVPQDLITMNSKFVLKDLGNAEAFQFTLVYPDDYTENASANGKLSLFSAHGSAVLGARVGEVVRWEINGMDKYLRVQELLYQPAAI; the protein is encoded by the coding sequence ATGAGTGGCAAAAGATTTCTTTCTAGGAATGATCATCAAAGGATTCTTTCGACCCTTGAGGTTTCCGCCCAAGCAGCAGTAGTTCAACCAAGCATTTTAGAAATTATACGTAAGACGCTATCCAAGGCTAAAAAGATAGATCAGAATCAAGTTCCCCAAGATCTGATCACGATGAATTCTAAATTCGTGCTTAAAGACCTTGGAAACGCAGAAGCATTCCAATTTACCTTAGTATATCCTGACGATTATACTGAAAATGCTTCTGCTAACGGTAAACTTTCCTTATTCTCTGCTCACGGTTCTGCAGTATTAGGCGCTAGAGTAGGAGAAGTAGTTCGTTGGGAGATCAATGGAATGGACAAATACCTAAGAGTCCAAGAACTACTCTACCAGCCGGCCGCTATTTAG
- a CDS encoding LIC_10461 domain-containing protein, whose protein sequence is MLQVIKILILVLFLGFFADCHTTTVVHKGGETPYALAKETPGPDKKVKQGSTVFGIYPTGAPMEASCDRNHPEVIMKTGFVDLVIHALIGPFYTTKTVEVYCKP, encoded by the coding sequence ATGTTACAAGTAATCAAAATTCTAATCTTAGTTCTATTCCTTGGATTTTTTGCGGACTGTCATACTACCACTGTGGTCCATAAAGGTGGAGAAACTCCATATGCATTGGCAAAGGAAACTCCAGGTCCGGATAAAAAAGTAAAACAAGGAAGTACAGTTTTTGGGATCTATCCTACTGGCGCTCCCATGGAAGCAAGCTGTGACAGAAACCACCCTGAAGTGATCATGAAGACCGGCTTTGTGGACCTAGTCATTCATGCACTGATCGGCCCCTTCTATACTACCAAAACCGTAGAAGTTTACTGCAAACCGTAA
- a CDS encoding DUF2179 domain-containing protein, with amino-acid sequence MPNWAFDYLVLPLGIYLARMTDVSIGTVRIILISRERKILAAMLGFVEVLLWLIVITQIMRNLSNVFCYIAYAGGFATGTFLGMVVEEKLALGHSLIRIIVPEKGDEIVQNLTQAGYRTTTLEAQGARGPVKVILSLLRRKDIPIVLGILKGTAPGAFYTIENARKTSDPELWKTSGQEGESFARILWRRQSRIRK; translated from the coding sequence ATGCCTAACTGGGCCTTTGATTATTTAGTTTTACCACTCGGAATTTATTTAGCCAGAATGACGGACGTAAGCATAGGCACAGTCCGCATTATTCTAATCTCCAGAGAAAGAAAGATCCTCGCGGCAATGCTTGGCTTTGTAGAAGTACTTCTCTGGTTAATCGTAATCACTCAGATCATGAGAAACCTAAGCAATGTATTCTGTTACATCGCATACGCAGGTGGATTTGCTACTGGCACTTTTTTAGGAATGGTGGTAGAAGAAAAACTCGCTTTAGGACATTCACTCATCCGCATCATCGTTCCGGAAAAAGGAGATGAAATTGTCCAGAACCTGACCCAAGCAGGCTACCGCACCACCACACTGGAAGCACAAGGCGCCAGAGGACCGGTTAAAGTCATTCTATCCTTATTAAGAAGAAAGGATATACCCATTGTACTTGGAATTCTGAAAGGAACAGCACCTGGGGCCTTTTATACGATTGAAAATGCTCGTAAAACAAGCGATCCGGAACTTTGGAAGACTTCCGGACAGGAAGGAGAAAGTTTTGCCCGCATCCTATGGAGAAGGCAATCCAGGATCAGGAAATGA
- a CDS encoding PAS domain-containing protein, which translates to MPDILLICDSGGRILHINENGRKILSIASIESAKSMSLTDLLSETDQKYFETVILPNVSKSGEFEGRGLHLMKKDGSFLQTKQHAYLMPEKSYLFIFTEDKESEAGKKEALYKAFQQSQNGMFLTDKEGVILAVNKQFEKISGLKENELIGKTPKAFQSGAGASKTFYDEFWESVLQGSVSISNSNLKNSFVKDWKQNVLPIKDRNGEVSSFLSTILANPELSESGEAKNNSDFGKSPSDAFRKYEGMDREALIGILRDKTKLTKKETEICAGIASGKDKSRISEDLSIHPGTMKNHLKSIYRKTIDLEKEIPGPERDKLQRLTIYLFRLLGE; encoded by the coding sequence ATGCCCGATATTTTGTTAATTTGTGATTCGGGCGGAAGGATCCTTCATATTAACGAGAATGGAAGGAAGATCCTTAGTATCGCTTCTATAGAATCTGCTAAGAGTATGAGTCTTACTGATCTTCTTTCTGAAACGGATCAAAAATATTTCGAAACAGTCATACTACCTAATGTAAGCAAGTCCGGAGAGTTTGAAGGAAGAGGACTTCATCTAATGAAGAAGGATGGGAGTTTCCTCCAAACAAAACAACATGCTTATCTAATGCCGGAAAAATCCTATCTATTCATATTCACGGAAGATAAAGAATCAGAAGCGGGGAAGAAGGAAGCTTTATACAAAGCATTCCAACAATCCCAGAACGGAATGTTCTTAACCGATAAAGAAGGTGTAATCCTTGCGGTGAACAAACAGTTCGAAAAAATTTCCGGCCTAAAAGAGAATGAACTTATAGGAAAAACCCCAAAAGCATTCCAATCTGGAGCAGGAGCATCTAAAACTTTTTATGATGAGTTCTGGGAATCAGTCCTCCAAGGTTCAGTTTCTATTTCTAATTCTAATCTTAAAAATAGTTTCGTAAAAGATTGGAAACAAAATGTTCTTCCTATCAAAGATCGTAATGGAGAAGTTTCCAGCTTCTTAAGCACTATCCTTGCTAATCCTGAACTTTCTGAGTCAGGAGAAGCAAAGAACAATTCAGATTTTGGGAAATCTCCATCTGATGCTTTCAGAAAATACGAAGGTATGGATCGAGAAGCTCTTATCGGAATTTTAAGAGATAAAACAAAACTCACCAAAAAAGAAACAGAGATCTGTGCGGGAATTGCTTCCGGTAAGGATAAGAGTCGGATCAGCGAAGACTTAAGTATCCATCCTGGGACTATGAAAAACCATCTCAAATCGATTTATAGAAAAACTATCGATTTAGAAAAAGAGATCCCAGGTCCAGAAAGAGATAAACTGCAAAGACTTACAATTTACCTCTTCCGTTTACTCGGAGAATGA
- a CDS encoding glutathione S-transferase family protein has translation MSDLKLVIGNKNISSWSFRPWILLTQFGIPFEEISLKLFTPEYAAIIDKYSPSKKVPVLNDGDLRVWDSLSIAEYLAEKYAEKGLWPKDQIARAKARSITAEMHSGFTGLRSNLSMNFHGRKSDFSVPEDAKKDIDRIQTLWEECLNSYSGPFLFGQNFSIADAFYAPVVSRFITYGVKLGPKASEYVQTISNLPSYKSWGEGAKLEIN, from the coding sequence ATGAGCGATCTGAAACTTGTAATCGGAAATAAAAACATCTCTTCCTGGTCTTTCCGTCCATGGATCCTACTCACTCAATTTGGGATTCCTTTCGAAGAGATCTCCTTAAAACTATTCACACCTGAATACGCAGCCATAATCGATAAGTACTCCCCTTCTAAAAAAGTCCCTGTCTTAAACGACGGTGACCTAAGAGTTTGGGACAGCCTTAGTATCGCGGAATATTTGGCAGAAAAATATGCGGAGAAGGGACTCTGGCCCAAGGATCAAATCGCGAGAGCCAAGGCAAGATCCATAACTGCAGAAATGCATTCAGGATTCACAGGCCTAAGATCTAATCTAAGTATGAATTTTCATGGCAGAAAGTCCGACTTCTCCGTTCCTGAAGATGCAAAGAAGGACATAGATAGGATCCAAACACTTTGGGAAGAATGTTTGAATTCCTACAGCGGGCCTTTCTTGTTCGGCCAAAACTTCTCCATAGCAGATGCATTCTATGCTCCTGTAGTTTCCAGATTTATAACGTACGGTGTAAAGCTCGGGCCTAAAGCAAGCGAGTATGTGCAAACAATCTCTAATTTACCTTCTTACAAATCTTGGGGAGAAGGAGCAAAATTAGAGATTAACTAA